One genomic window of Candidatus Protochlamydia phocaeensis includes the following:
- the hemH gene encoding ferrochelatase, which translates to MGEKKIGVLLVNLGTPKSFRPKDVFHYLNEFLTDGRVIDLPWLQRQCLVRGIIVPFRYKDSAKLYQRLWTEEGSPLLIHGLSVRDKLQSVLGEHFYVSLAMRYQTPSIKEGLEQLRQKQVDEILVFPLFPQYASATTGSVHQKVMDEIKHWQVIPKLTFVSSYADHPALIHAFCERARQYSLQSYDHVLFSFHGLPEKQIRKADEAGACLTSGCCDKQCKNNTFCYKAQCYATARAIASQLAMQPSSYTICFQSRLGKDPWIQPYTTEVLQACSAKGYKRLLVFCPSFVCDCLETTCEVSYEYAHTFKSMGGETVQLVEGLNSHPDWIEALKIMVREHTHSKSA; encoded by the coding sequence ATGGGCGAGAAAAAAATTGGCGTCTTACTTGTAAATTTAGGCACTCCAAAGTCTTTTCGCCCTAAGGATGTCTTTCATTATTTAAATGAGTTTCTGACGGATGGCCGAGTCATTGATCTGCCCTGGCTGCAGCGTCAATGTCTTGTGCGGGGGATTATCGTTCCTTTCCGTTATAAGGACTCTGCTAAGTTATATCAGCGCTTGTGGACGGAGGAGGGATCGCCTCTTCTTATTCACGGCTTGTCCGTTAGGGATAAACTCCAAAGCGTATTGGGAGAGCATTTCTATGTCTCCTTAGCCATGCGCTACCAAACTCCTTCAATTAAAGAAGGCCTGGAACAATTGAGGCAAAAGCAAGTGGATGAGATCCTTGTTTTTCCTCTTTTTCCCCAGTATGCCTCCGCAACAACGGGATCCGTTCATCAAAAAGTCATGGATGAGATCAAGCACTGGCAAGTCATTCCCAAATTGACTTTTGTGAGTAGCTATGCCGACCATCCGGCGTTGATTCACGCTTTTTGCGAAAGGGCAAGACAATATTCCCTGCAATCCTATGATCACGTTTTGTTTAGCTTTCATGGCCTGCCTGAAAAGCAAATTCGCAAAGCTGATGAAGCCGGGGCTTGTTTAACGTCCGGTTGCTGCGACAAACAATGTAAAAATAATACCTTTTGCTATAAGGCCCAGTGCTATGCTACTGCTCGGGCTATCGCTTCTCAACTAGCTATGCAGCCGTCTTCTTACACCATTTGCTTTCAATCCAGATTAGGGAAAGATCCGTGGATCCAGCCTTATACAACAGAGGTTCTGCAAGCCTGCAGTGCCAAGGGGTATAAGCGCCTGCTTGTTTTTTGTCCTTCTTTCGTATGCGACTGTTTAGAAACGACATGTGAGGTGTCTTATGAATATGCCCACACCTTTAAAAGCATGGGAGGGGAGACTGTGCAGCTTGTCGAAGGGCTAAATAGTCATCCCGATTGGATCGAAGCTTTGAAGATAATGGTGCGCGAGCACACGCATTCCAAGAGCGCGTAG
- a CDS encoding alpha/beta hydrolase produces MLSFPYSVASYSAYSRPSLEAAHFPPVATEENYIDAQKVVKTSPLPVGIAKMIGLIKDLWFTIGTFFSRIEHAPNYGKVIGNKETAKGIVVLIHGLNGHASQMDGHAKAFKQKVGEDILIYQVQVDKKGNCSKGEAVQRITDTVLPLLQERPALKLYAHGISNGGWLASQLAVDAIDAGIQGERIMVNANSSPLYGTKVMCDPALAPWKQKIWKWLVQSPLGGNHEEVIYKDFSWGSEAGKQIIREIRRAAEQGVQFEFEGGFADSKVTPPSFYPKNVKDARYFHPNSIQGHSSIIASQRQRQVESACAFLSS; encoded by the coding sequence ATGTTATCATTCCCCTATTCGGTCGCTTCTTATTCTGCTTATTCTCGTCCTTCATTGGAAGCGGCTCATTTTCCCCCTGTTGCAACAGAAGAGAATTATATTGACGCACAAAAAGTTGTTAAAACGAGTCCTCTACCGGTAGGCATTGCTAAAATGATTGGCTTAATCAAAGATTTGTGGTTTACGATTGGAACATTTTTCTCTCGCATTGAGCACGCGCCTAATTATGGAAAAGTCATAGGCAATAAAGAAACAGCTAAAGGGATTGTTGTCTTGATTCATGGCTTAAATGGCCATGCATCCCAAATGGATGGACATGCCAAGGCTTTCAAACAAAAAGTTGGAGAAGACATCTTAATTTATCAAGTTCAGGTCGATAAAAAGGGAAACTGTTCGAAAGGAGAAGCGGTCCAGCGTATTACGGATACCGTTCTGCCTCTTCTTCAAGAACGTCCCGCTCTAAAATTATATGCGCATGGAATTTCTAATGGTGGATGGCTGGCGTCTCAATTAGCTGTAGACGCCATCGATGCTGGCATTCAAGGCGAACGGATAATGGTTAATGCCAATTCCTCCCCTCTTTATGGAACAAAAGTTATGTGCGATCCAGCTTTAGCCCCTTGGAAGCAGAAAATATGGAAATGGCTAGTGCAATCGCCTTTAGGGGGAAATCATGAAGAGGTTATCTATAAAGATTTCAGCTGGGGAAGCGAAGCGGGCAAACAGATTATTCGAGAGATTAGAAGGGCTGCTGAACAAGGAGTTCAATTTGAATTTGAAGGAGGCTTTGCCGATTCAAAAGTGACGCCGCCTTCCTTTTATCCGAAAAATGTCAAGGATGCCCGCTATTTTCATCCGAATAGCATTCAAGGGCACTCCAGTATCATTGCAAGCCAAAGGCAGCGGCAGGTAGAAAGCGCCTGCGCTTTCCTATCCAGCTAA
- a CDS encoding DEAD/DEAH box helicase, producing the protein MTQELTFDIFGLKEPILQALQEAGFKTPSPIQAQAIPLILAGHDMIGQAHTGTGKTAAFGLPALHLISDQPNAQILVLTPTRELASQVSDELFRLGRHLGIRTATICGGKSFKHQIEAAKRGTQVIVATPGRLLDLFESGSLPGFQPSLVVLDEADEMLDMGFLEAIQKIFTFLPKQRQTLLFSATMPSPIQRLAGSILKKPQFVSVTQKETTNKDIKQVYYVIREEERDDAILRLLDNDEPGKSIIFCRTKKDVDRLTSLLVSCGYHARGLHGDMEQPQREEVIRQFRSEMVRVLVATDVAARGLSVSDVSHVFNYHLPFDPASYVHRIGRTGRAGNKGIASTFVTLREWRDFQRYEKFIGASINRAFIPTLEEAKQSKRARLVSSVLAQPVHNEVEHVLALVKEMDHQTLAAHFISFVLNQQSVRGPDQIGVEPRGPKKEGEMKPFNNEHKRTNGNRFASKEPKKFGKRSHGVGSFRDKPKGFSKPKGFASRQRVER; encoded by the coding sequence ATGACTCAAGAATTGACTTTTGATATATTTGGTTTAAAAGAACCTATTCTACAAGCGTTGCAAGAGGCTGGATTTAAAACGCCTAGTCCTATCCAAGCGCAGGCTATTCCTTTGATACTGGCCGGCCATGATATGATTGGCCAAGCCCATACGGGGACAGGAAAGACGGCTGCATTTGGATTGCCGGCTCTCCATTTGATCAGCGATCAGCCGAATGCGCAGATTCTCGTTTTAACGCCTACCCGCGAATTGGCCAGCCAAGTCAGCGATGAATTATTTCGCTTAGGCCGCCATTTAGGCATCCGTACAGCGACGATCTGTGGTGGAAAATCTTTTAAGCATCAAATTGAAGCTGCAAAGCGTGGAACACAAGTAATTGTGGCGACTCCTGGTCGTCTATTGGATCTTTTTGAATCTGGTAGCTTGCCTGGTTTTCAGCCTTCGCTTGTTGTTTTAGATGAAGCAGACGAAATGCTGGACATGGGCTTTTTGGAAGCGATCCAGAAAATTTTCACTTTCCTTCCCAAGCAAAGACAAACGCTCTTATTCTCAGCGACTATGCCAAGCCCTATTCAAAGGCTTGCCGGTTCGATTTTGAAAAAGCCGCAATTTGTTAGTGTCACTCAAAAAGAAACAACAAATAAAGATATTAAGCAGGTTTATTACGTCATTCGTGAAGAAGAGCGCGATGATGCGATTCTCCGTTTGCTAGATAATGACGAGCCGGGCAAATCGATTATTTTTTGCCGCACAAAAAAAGACGTAGACCGTCTGACTTCCCTGCTTGTGAGCTGTGGTTACCATGCCAGAGGTTTGCATGGAGACATGGAGCAGCCTCAAAGAGAAGAGGTGATTCGCCAGTTCCGCTCGGAAATGGTACGCGTGCTTGTTGCAACGGACGTTGCGGCGCGAGGCCTAAGCGTGTCTGATGTATCGCATGTATTCAACTATCACTTGCCGTTTGATCCTGCTAGCTATGTACACCGCATTGGACGTACAGGGCGTGCCGGAAATAAGGGCATTGCCAGCACATTCGTTACACTGCGTGAATGGCGCGACTTTCAGAGATATGAAAAGTTTATTGGTGCATCGATTAATCGCGCTTTTATTCCAACTTTGGAAGAAGCTAAGCAGTCTAAGCGTGCCCGTTTAGTCAGCAGCGTGCTCGCCCAGCCTGTTCACAATGAAGTCGAGCATGTATTGGCGCTCGTGAAAGAAATGGATCATCAAACATTAGCAGCTCACTTTATTTCCTTCGTCCTCAATCAGCAGTCTGTGCGTGGGCCTGACCAAATTGGCGTAGAGCCAAGAGGGCCAAAGAAAGAAGGAGAGATGAAGCCTTTTAATAATGAACATAAAAGAACGAACGGAAATCGGTTTGCAAGCAAAGAACCGAAGAAGTTTGGGAAAAGGTCTCATGGCGTTGGATCTTTTAGGGATAAACCTAAGGGGTTTTCCAAGCCAAAGGGATTTGCTAGTCGGCAGCGCGTAGAAAGATAA